In a single window of the Elaeis guineensis isolate ETL-2024a chromosome 8, EG11, whole genome shotgun sequence genome:
- the LOC105050640 gene encoding ribosomal RNA small subunit methyltransferase, translating into MAGGKIQKKRHQPMGGGIPFEKSKGQHILKNPMLVETIVQKSGIKPTDVVLEIGPGTGNLTKKLLEVAKSVVAIELDHRMVLELNRRFQGTPHSSRLKVIQGDVLKYDLPYFDICVANIPYQISSPLTFKLLSHRPLFRCAVIMFQREFAMRLVAKPGDSLYCRLSVNTQLLARVSHLLKVGRNNFRPPPKVDSSVVRIEPRKPLPPVNFKEWDGLVRLCFNRKNKTLSSIFRQKSVLSLLEKNYKTLQALQLSQKEQMEDDKVAPNDVAVLADMVEDINMEDNYGKDDDEMEIEDVDMVGGGGEGADFKEKVLEVLRQGDFLEKRASKLTQVDFLYLLSLFNKAGIHFS; encoded by the exons ATGGCGGGAGGGAAGATCCAGAAGAAGAGGCATCAGCCCATGGGAGGAGGCATCCCCTTCGAGAAGTCCAAGGGCCAGCACATCCTCAAGAACCCCATGCTGGTGGAGACCATCGTCCAGAAGTCCGGCATCAAGCCCACCGACGTCGTCCTCGAGATCGGTCCCGGTACCGGAAACCTCACAAAGAAGCTCCTCGAGGTCGCCAAGTCCGTCGTCGCCATCGAGCTCGACCACCGCATGGTCCTCGAGCTCAACCGTCGCTTCCAGGGCACCCCACACTCCAGTCGCCTCAAG GTCATCCAAGGAGATGTGCTCAAGTATGACCTACCCTACTTTGATATCTGTGTGGCAAACATCCCCTATCAGATATCATCCCCTCTCACCTTCAAGCTGTTGTCACACCGTCCACTCTTCAGATGTGCTGTCATCATGTTCCAGCGTGAATTCGCAATGAGGCTGGTCGCCAAGCCTGGCGATAGCCTGTACTGTCGGCTTTCGGTGAACACTCAGCTCCTTGCTCGTGTCTCTCATCTCCTCAAAGTGGGACGGAACAATTTTAGGCCCCCACCGAAGGTCGATTCCTCTGTGGTGCGAATTGAGCCAAGGAAACCCCTTCCACCTGTTAACTTCAAGGAGTGGGATGGACTGGTGCGCCTTTGTTTTAACCGGAAAAACAAGACACTGAGCTCAATCTTTAGACAAAAGAGTGTGCTCTCATTGCTAGAAAAGAACTATAAgaccttacaagctttgcaactCTCTCAGAAAGAGCAAATGGAGGATGATAAGGTAGCTCCGAATGATGTAGCAGTCTTGGCTGATATGGTTGAAGACATAAACATGGAAGATAATTATGGGAAAGATGATGACGAAATGGAGATAGAGGATGTGGATATGGTGGGTGGAGGAGGTGAGGGGGCTGATTTCAAGGAAAAAGTGTTGGAGGTGTTGAGGCAAGGGGATTTTCTGGAGAAGAGGGCTTCCAAGCTCACACAAGTGGATTTTTTATACCTGCTCTCTCTGTTTAACAAGGCCGGCATACATTTTTCTTGA